A single Pedobacter sp. PACM 27299 DNA region contains:
- a CDS encoding DNA polymerase III subunit gamma/tau, whose product MENFIVSARKYRPATFETVVGQHHITGTLKNAIKNNQLAQAFLFCGPRGVGKTTCARILAKTINCTNLTPEQEACGTCDSCVSFQTGHSFNFHELDAASNNSVDDIRSLIEQVRIPPQAGKYKIYIIDEVHMLSANAFNAFLKTLEEPPSYAIFILATTEKHKILPTILSRCQIFDFNRIQVDDISSLLNKIAVRENISVEADGLHIIAQKADGGLRDALSMFDQIVSYTNKNLTYKSVIDNLNILDYDYYFKLTQYLLSADVSNALILFDEILNNGFDGNNFINGLASHLRNLLVAKDPQTTKLLEVSENIKQKYISQSQQTPVSFVLTALNLANQCDLIYKNSKNQRLQVELALIKMCHIPSVLQLAQQPVQNAATDQNQIKKKTNVSPPAAPILSQVPSETQAATQAPAPVPYPTTQSVPVLAEPAPKPVPATALSAPVKSSTAPTAKIALTQKISLNGSNATGTFIPSLTDMNAKSAGADSDEPKYISGDSRESFSQEQFLSLWNQYAENAKTAGKINIYTLMIGAEPQLEGTELIIAKVEHKLQEGLLQEEMVDLMNFLRPRLKNFSISVKTIQAAREVVNRLYTSTEKYQFLLDKNPKLEELRRKFNLDVNP is encoded by the coding sequence ATGGAGAATTTTATAGTTTCAGCCCGTAAATACCGTCCGGCAACGTTTGAAACCGTGGTTGGCCAACATCACATTACAGGTACACTTAAAAATGCCATCAAGAATAATCAATTAGCTCAGGCTTTTTTATTCTGTGGGCCGAGGGGAGTGGGTAAAACAACTTGCGCAAGAATTCTTGCCAAAACGATCAATTGTACCAATCTGACTCCTGAACAGGAAGCTTGCGGTACTTGTGATTCCTGTGTTTCTTTTCAAACCGGTCATTCTTTTAATTTTCACGAATTAGATGCGGCATCCAACAACTCTGTTGACGATATCCGTAGTCTGATTGAACAGGTACGCATTCCTCCTCAAGCAGGAAAATATAAAATCTATATCATTGATGAGGTACACATGCTTTCGGCAAATGCGTTTAATGCCTTTCTGAAAACATTAGAGGAACCGCCATCGTATGCTATATTTATATTAGCCACTACAGAAAAACATAAAATACTTCCAACCATTCTTTCCCGTTGTCAGATTTTTGACTTTAACAGGATTCAGGTGGATGATATTTCCAGCTTACTGAATAAAATTGCAGTACGTGAAAACATCAGTGTAGAAGCAGATGGCCTGCATATTATTGCACAAAAAGCAGACGGTGGATTGAGAGATGCCCTTTCTATGTTTGACCAGATTGTGAGTTATACCAATAAGAACCTAACTTATAAATCAGTAATTGACAACCTGAATATCCTGGATTATGATTACTATTTTAAGCTAACTCAATATTTGCTAAGCGCTGATGTGAGCAATGCCTTGATTCTTTTTGATGAGATCCTGAACAATGGTTTTGATGGAAATAACTTTATCAACGGATTGGCCAGTCACCTAAGAAATTTATTGGTAGCGAAAGATCCGCAGACCACAAAGTTGTTAGAGGTTAGCGAGAATATTAAACAAAAATACATCAGCCAAAGTCAGCAGACACCTGTTTCCTTTGTGTTGACCGCTTTAAACCTTGCCAATCAGTGTGACCTGATTTATAAGAACAGCAAGAACCAACGACTTCAGGTGGAGTTGGCACTGATCAAGATGTGTCATATTCCATCAGTCCTGCAACTTGCCCAGCAACCTGTACAAAACGCCGCAACTGACCAAAATCAGATTAAAAAAAAAACTAATGTAAGTCCGCCGGCAGCGCCAATTTTATCTCAGGTTCCTTCCGAAACACAAGCAGCAACACAAGCGCCTGCACCCGTACCCTATCCAACAACACAGAGTGTACCTGTCCTTGCTGAACCTGCGCCGAAACCTGTTCCCGCAACAGCTCTTAGTGCACCTGTAAAATCTTCTACTGCGCCTACTGCAAAAATTGCTTTAACTCAAAAAATCAGTCTGAATGGCAGCAATGCCACTGGTACGTTCATTCCTTCTTTAACAGATATGAATGCAAAATCTGCCGGGGCTGACAGCGATGAACCTAAATATATTAGTGGGGATTCAAGGGAATCTTTTTCGCAGGAGCAGTTTTTGAGCTTATGGAATCAATATGCGGAAAATGCAAAAACCGCCGGAAAGATTAACATCTATACCTTAATGATTGGTGCTGAACCTCAGTTAGAGGGCACAGAACTAATCATAGCCAAGGTTGAACATAAACTTCAGGAAGGACTTTTACAGGAAGAAATGGTAGATCTGATGAACTTCCTCAGACCACGATTGAAAAACTTCAGCATCTCTGTGAAAACTATTCAGGCAGCACGTGAAGTCGTAAACCGACTATATACCAGTACAGAGAAGTATCAGTTCTTACTGGATAAAAACCCGAAATTAGAGGAACTCCGTCGTAAGTTTAACCTTGACGTAAACCCTTAG
- a CDS encoding TonB-dependent receptor: MRIFIVTSLLLLSFSAAAQQQDTTKRLKEVEIKPYFSTQPLLRATGAIGLVDRSLLDKQAGGSLVAALNTIPGIRMEERSPGSYRLSIRGSLLRSPFGVRNVKIYFDDFPLTDAGGNSYLNALEMSALNRIQILKGPQSSLFGANSGGVVLIQPLQLSADSIVAMLKLETGAYGTFLQSLSAGQQFKKYSINITQAYQRSDGYRDHSAMDRKYFQISQQFDYSKKNKLKALIFYSDLHYNTPGGLDITQYMDRPQASRPAAGALKSAIEQKAGIYSNTLFGGLSNDWIINDHFKHVISLFSSYTDFKNPFITNYEKRKELTLGLRSYLEYQKQTTSFNYRFNIGLESTQTSSDIVNYNNNMGQPAALKASDQLKAASNFAFAHLNIDFLNKWLLELSASGNLYQYTYQSIAPIASDQRTNRFDFQLMPRIALSYLLVPELALRTTVSKGYSPPTIAEIRASDQVINVDLQPEFGWNHEIGVLYQSADRRFNIDLTGFYYRLQSAIVRRLNENENEYFINAGGTKQWGLESAFSLWLVPVNHSKFLRGLQLYNAITLSNFKFDHYADNTADYSGNQLTGVPKQVIISSIDCYFPGQWSIFAQHNYTSSLPLNDANTVYARKYHLVQARLSWKGLKIGKSDLSLFTGADNLLNEKYSLGNDLNAVGRRYYNAAAGRNFYAGLSLQLKRN; encoded by the coding sequence ATGAGAATATTTATAGTGACTTCATTGTTGTTACTTTCTTTTTCCGCAGCGGCGCAGCAGCAGGATACCACAAAAAGATTAAAAGAGGTAGAAATCAAACCTTATTTTTCTACACAGCCTTTATTAAGAGCTACGGGTGCCATCGGTTTGGTTGATCGCTCTTTACTTGACAAGCAAGCTGGAGGTTCTTTGGTAGCTGCCTTGAATACTATCCCTGGAATACGCATGGAAGAACGCTCTCCAGGCAGCTATCGTTTGTCCATCCGTGGGAGCTTGCTCCGTTCTCCTTTTGGAGTCAGAAATGTGAAAATCTATTTTGACGATTTTCCATTGACAGATGCCGGAGGGAACAGCTACCTGAATGCACTAGAAATGAGTGCCCTAAACCGCATTCAAATTCTAAAGGGTCCGCAAAGTAGCCTCTTTGGTGCAAACTCCGGAGGAGTTGTATTGATACAACCGCTACAGCTTAGCGCAGACAGTATTGTCGCCATGTTAAAACTGGAAACAGGTGCTTATGGTACCTTTCTTCAGAGTTTATCTGCCGGACAGCAATTCAAAAAATACAGCATTAACATCACCCAGGCTTACCAGCGCAGTGACGGTTATCGCGACCATAGTGCTATGGACCGCAAATATTTCCAGATTTCACAACAATTCGACTACAGTAAGAAAAACAAGCTGAAAGCCTTGATTTTCTATTCTGATCTACATTACAATACTCCAGGAGGATTGGATATCACACAATATATGGATCGTCCCCAGGCTTCCAGGCCAGCTGCTGGTGCATTGAAAAGTGCTATTGAGCAAAAGGCAGGGATTTACAGCAATACCCTTTTCGGTGGCCTCTCCAATGACTGGATTATCAACGATCATTTTAAGCATGTGATTTCCCTGTTTTCTTCTTATACCGATTTCAAAAACCCTTTTATCACCAATTATGAGAAGAGGAAAGAACTGACTTTAGGACTGCGCTCCTATCTGGAATACCAAAAACAAACAACCAGTTTCAATTATAGGTTCAATATTGGACTGGAAAGCACACAAACTTCCTCTGATATTGTCAATTATAACAATAACATGGGTCAACCTGCTGCATTGAAAGCTAGTGACCAGTTAAAAGCAGCATCAAACTTTGCTTTTGCACATTTAAATATTGATTTCCTAAACAAATGGCTCCTGGAATTATCTGCAAGCGGGAATTTATACCAATACACTTATCAAAGTATTGCTCCTATAGCCAGTGATCAAAGAACCAACCGCTTTGATTTTCAGCTGATGCCAAGAATTGCCCTATCCTATTTACTTGTGCCAGAACTTGCATTGCGTACTACAGTGAGCAAGGGCTATTCACCGCCCACAATAGCAGAAATCAGAGCTTCAGACCAGGTCATAAACGTGGACTTACAACCAGAATTCGGCTGGAATCATGAAATCGGTGTTCTTTACCAAAGCGCTGACCGCAGGTTCAATATTGACCTGACAGGATTTTATTACCGTTTGCAAAGTGCCATTGTTCGACGTTTAAACGAGAATGAAAATGAATATTTCATCAATGCTGGCGGCACCAAACAATGGGGTCTGGAAAGCGCCTTCTCTTTATGGCTGGTTCCAGTTAATCACTCTAAATTCTTACGTGGCTTACAACTTTATAATGCCATTACCTTAAGTAATTTTAAATTCGACCATTATGCAGACAATACCGCTGATTATTCTGGAAATCAACTGACGGGTGTTCCAAAGCAGGTCATCATCAGCAGCATTGATTGTTATTTTCCAGGGCAATGGTCTATATTTGCACAGCACAATTACACTTCCAGCCTACCTTTAAATGATGCCAATACTGTTTATGCCAGGAAATACCACCTTGTCCAGGCCAGACTAAGCTGGAAGGGCTTAAAAATTGGTAAATCTGACCTGTCGCTCTTTACCGGAGCAGATAACCTGCTGAACGAGAAATATAGCCTTGGCAACGACCTGAATGCTGTTGGCAGGCGTTATTATAATGCTGCAGCCGGGAGAAACTTCTATGCCGGCTTATCCTTGCAACTGAAAAGAAATTAA
- a CDS encoding single-stranded DNA-binding protein has translation MKNFRNSVYLTGLAGGDPTVVNFSEEKKVARVSLAINEFYKTQTGEAVCQTQWINLVFWNKKADLAELLIKKGVGISIEGSLKVQAYTDKLGEQRSSTEIFVNQLELITATES, from the coding sequence ATGAAGAATTTTAGAAATAGTGTTTATCTCACAGGTCTCGCCGGTGGAGATCCTACAGTGGTTAATTTTTCCGAGGAAAAGAAGGTAGCAAGAGTAAGTCTGGCCATTAATGAGTTTTATAAGACCCAAACCGGGGAGGCTGTTTGTCAAACCCAATGGATCAACCTGGTTTTCTGGAATAAGAAAGCAGATCTTGCGGAATTACTGATTAAAAAAGGGGTGGGGATCAGTATTGAAGGCAGCTTAAAAGTACAGGCTTATACTGATAAGCTAGGGGAACAACGCTCCAGTACAGAGATTTTTGTCAACCAGCTGGAGCTGATTACAGCAACTGAATCATAA
- a CDS encoding ThuA domain-containing protein translates to MYRHLSFVVLIIFAFSSNSSAFAKKTKILIFSKTSGFHHSSIREGVTALQAMSIAHDFTADTTTDAQKFNPQNLKQYAAVVFLNTTGDILNSQQEKAFEAYIRSGGGFVGVHAATDTEYDWPWYGKLVGAYFVNHPAQQFANLDVIDKKTIATAHLPEVWNRKDEWYNFKDISPAINVLINLQESSYQGGSNGQQHPMAWYHDFEGGRVFYTGLGHTAESYTDPLFLQHLWGGMQYVMGIKKMK, encoded by the coding sequence ATGTATAGACACCTCAGTTTCGTCGTTTTGATTATTTTTGCCTTTAGCAGTAACTCCAGTGCCTTTGCTAAGAAAACAAAGATCCTGATCTTCTCTAAAACATCAGGTTTTCACCACTCTTCCATTAGAGAAGGAGTTACAGCTTTACAAGCGATGTCCATAGCCCACGACTTTACAGCGGATACGACTACGGATGCTCAAAAATTCAATCCCCAGAACTTAAAACAATATGCCGCGGTTGTATTTCTGAATACCACCGGTGATATATTGAATTCGCAGCAGGAAAAAGCATTTGAAGCCTATATCCGTTCGGGCGGCGGTTTTGTTGGAGTGCATGCGGCTACAGATACGGAATACGACTGGCCATGGTATGGGAAGTTAGTTGGCGCTTATTTTGTAAATCATCCTGCACAGCAGTTCGCAAACTTAGATGTAATCGATAAGAAGACCATTGCTACGGCACATTTACCAGAAGTATGGAACAGAAAAGACGAATGGTATAATTTTAAAGATATTTCTCCGGCTATAAATGTATTAATCAACCTTCAGGAAAGCAGTTATCAGGGGGGCAGCAATGGACAGCAGCATCCTATGGCCTGGTACCATGATTTTGAGGGAGGAAGGGTTTTCTATACAGGACTAGGCCATACTGCAGAATCCTATACTGACCCTTTATTCTTACAGCATTTATGGGGCGGAATGCAATACGTAATGGGTATCAAAAAAATGAAATGA
- a CDS encoding HPP family protein yields the protein MPKQIIRKHYRRARYVLYRETLIDAKEHVLTFIGSFIGIGLIGLLNSQYLVANDNLFMIGSFGASSVLIYGIINSPLAQPRNLIGGHVISAIIGVTMLKIIPNEVWIAGALAVSISIVAMQITKTLHPPGGATALIAVTGGAKIKEMGYLYVFSPVFTGVMILFLVALVFNNMRHRHYPTKPIFRKRKHPKQE from the coding sequence ATGCCCAAACAGATTATAAGAAAACATTATCGAAGAGCAAGGTACGTCTTGTATCGGGAGACTTTAATTGATGCCAAAGAGCATGTCCTGACTTTTATTGGTTCCTTTATTGGAATTGGTTTGATCGGACTATTGAATAGCCAGTACCTGGTAGCCAATGACAATTTATTTATGATTGGTTCATTCGGCGCTTCTTCTGTATTGATTTACGGAATTATCAATAGTCCCCTGGCACAGCCTAGAAACCTAATTGGTGGTCACGTGATTTCTGCAATTATTGGAGTAACGATGTTGAAAATTATCCCAAATGAAGTCTGGATTGCAGGCGCTTTAGCCGTTTCTATTTCTATCGTAGCCATGCAAATCACCAAAACGTTGCATCCACCAGGTGGTGCAACTGCATTGATCGCGGTAACTGGTGGTGCGAAAATTAAGGAAATGGGTTATCTATATGTTTTCAGTCCTGTATTTACAGGGGTTATGATTCTATTTCTAGTGGCACTGGTATTCAATAATATGAGACATCGTCATTATCCGACTAAACCAATCTTTAGGAAGAGGAAGCATCCAAAACAAGAATAG
- a CDS encoding NAD(P)-dependent oxidoreductase, which yields MKVSLIGASGFVGAHLLTELLNRGHQVTGIVRNAAHVKEKNVQLTVKAVDVLNTVELAEAIKGSDAVISAFNAGWTNPNLYDDFLAGSEAIQKAVKDAGVPRLIVIGGAGSLFINDAQLVDGPDFPADYKAGATAARDYLTILKNEEAIDWTFFSPAIEMHPGITTGRTGQYRVGTESPVFDEAGRSSLSVQDLSVAIVDELEKPQYIKQRFTAGY from the coding sequence ATGAAAGTATCATTAATTGGAGCAAGTGGCTTTGTAGGGGCACACTTATTAACAGAATTATTAAATCGTGGTCACCAGGTAACAGGGATTGTAAGAAATGCAGCTCATGTCAAGGAAAAAAATGTACAACTTACAGTGAAGGCAGTAGATGTCCTGAATACGGTTGAATTAGCAGAAGCCATCAAAGGATCTGATGCAGTGATCAGTGCTTTTAATGCAGGTTGGACCAACCCAAATCTTTACGATGATTTTCTAGCGGGTTCAGAAGCCATTCAAAAAGCAGTGAAAGATGCAGGTGTACCTCGTCTGATTGTAATCGGTGGTGCTGGAAGTTTATTTATTAACGACGCTCAACTGGTAGACGGGCCTGATTTTCCTGCGGATTATAAGGCTGGAGCTACTGCTGCAAGAGATTACCTGACTATCCTTAAAAACGAAGAAGCAATTGATTGGACGTTTTTTAGTCCGGCAATAGAAATGCACCCAGGAATTACTACCGGACGTACTGGTCAATATCGTGTAGGGACAGAAAGCCCAGTGTTTGATGAAGCTGGAAGAAGCTCACTTTCTGTACAGGATTTGTCAGTTGCCATAGTTGATGAACTGGAGAAACCTCAGTATATAAAACAGAGATTTACTGCGGGCTATTAG
- a CDS encoding RrF2 family transcriptional regulator — MNNARFAISLHILTLLEKAKGDLLSSDYIAGSININPVLVRKELINLRNQGFVESKEGKNGGSFLSKSADSITLDQIYSAVRQNNLLGTSKNEPNPQCPVGKQINQHLNSLYDSTEQVLIQELSKKTLADFSKQFI; from the coding sequence ATGAACAACGCAAGATTCGCCATTTCTTTACATATCCTGACTTTGCTGGAAAAAGCAAAAGGGGACTTACTGTCTTCTGACTATATTGCTGGAAGCATCAATATCAATCCTGTTCTGGTTAGAAAAGAATTGATCAATCTTAGGAATCAAGGTTTTGTGGAAAGTAAAGAAGGTAAAAATGGAGGTAGTTTCTTGTCAAAATCAGCAGATAGTATTACCTTAGATCAGATTTATAGCGCTGTAAGGCAAAATAACCTATTAGGAACTTCTAAAAATGAGCCTAATCCACAATGCCCGGTAGGCAAACAAATTAATCAGCATTTGAATTCTTTATATGACAGTACTGAACAGGTTTTAATCCAGGAGTTGTCTAAGAAAACTTTGGCTGATTTTAGCAAGCAGTTCATTTGA